The Coffea arabica cultivar ET-39 chromosome 8e, Coffea Arabica ET-39 HiFi, whole genome shotgun sequence genome window below encodes:
- the LOC113702680 gene encoding cytochrome P450 76T24-like: MDTIVSSLVISFVIWVCIYVLISNTRSRKSAARLPPGPYSFPIIGNLHQLGKKPHQSFAKLSRTYGPLMSLKLGSKTTILVSSATVAREVLQKYDRMFSSRAIPTAAQALDHHKFSLVWLPPSSQWRNMRKMCKENIFATQRLDTSQGLRQEKLQELRDYLHRSSVSRKAVNVGDAAFTTSLNLISRTLFSKDFANYDSDSSQKLKEIVWGVMKTAGAPNLSDYFPVLQMIDPQGIMRDSKFYFQKLFDISDDIINERLQVRGTSEAKKNDLLEALLDHSIKNEFEFGRNDLKHLLLDLFVGGTETTSVTVEWAMAELLRNPDKIAKARAELKEVIGQKEVVQESDISRLPYLQAVIKETFRLHPAGPLLAPHKANDDVEINGYIVPKNTQVLVNVWASGRDPATWSDPEIFEPERFLDSEIDVRGQHFELIPFGAGRRICPGLPLAYRMVHLMLAAFIHNIDWKLEEGMKPEDLDMDEKFGLSVHKALPLEAIPVKL; this comes from the exons ATGGATACTATAGTGTCTTCCCTTGTAATCTCTTTTGTCATCTGGGTATGCATCTATGTGCTCATTTCAAATACAAGGTCCCGGAAATCAGCAGCCAGACTCCCTCCGGGACCTtattcatttccaatcatcggtAATCTCCATCAGCTTGGTAAAAAGCCCCATCAATCATTTGCCAAATTATCCCGAACTTATGGACCTCTGATGTCTCTTAAGCTAGGGAGCAAAACAACCATACTTGTATCATCTGCAACTGTTGCAAGAGAAGTGCTACAAAAGTATGACCGGATGTTTTCAAGCCGAGCAATCCCCACTGCAGCTCAAGCACTCGATCACCACAAGTTCTCTTTGGTCTGGCTGCCACCTTCCAGCCAATGGCGGAACATGCGCAAGATGTGCAAAGAGAATATCTTTGCAACACAAAGACTCGATACCAGCCAAGGCCTTCGTCAAGAAAAGCTTCAAGAATTACGCGATTATTTGCATAGGTCCAGCGTTAGCAGGAAAGCTGTGAATGTTGGTGATGCAGCCTTCACAACCTCTCTGAACTTAATATCCAGGACTCTATTTTCTAAAGATTTTGCCAACTATGACTCTGACTCGTCTCAAAAACTCAAAGAGATTGTGTGGGGGGTGATGAAAACTGCTGGCGCTCCTAATCTCTCAGATTACTTTCCAGTTCTACAGATGATTGATCCCCAGGGAATCATGAGGGACAGCAAGTTCTATTTCCAGAAGTTGTTTGATATTTCTGATGATATCATTAATGAACGGCTACAAGTCAGAGGTACATCAGAGGCTAAGAAGAATGATCTGTTGGAAGCACTGCTGGATCATAGCATAAAGAATGAGTTTGAGTTCGGCCGCAATGATCTCAAACATTTGCTTTTG GATCTATTTGTGGGAGGAACAGAAACTACTTCAGTCACTGTGGAGTGGGCAATGGCAGAGTTATTACGCAACCCTGATAAAATTGCTAAAGCTAGAGCCGAGCTCAAGGAAGTCATTGGACAGAAGGAAGTAGTCCAAGAATCAGATATCTCGAGGCTCCCTTACTTGCAAGCGGTAATCAAAGAAACTTTTCGGCTACACCCCGCAGGACCATTACTTGCTCCTCACAAAGCTAATGATGATGTAGAAATCAATGGTTACATAGTGCCAAAGAACACACAAGTACTTGTCAACGTGTGGGCTTCGGGTAGAGATCCAGCAACATGGTCAGATCCTGAGATTTTTGAGCCAGAGCGATTTTTAGACAGTGAAATTGATGTGAGAGGCCAGCATTTCGAGCTCATCCCCTTTGGTGCAGGGAGGAGAATATGTCCTGGATTGCCTCTGGCTTATCGAATGGTGCATTTGATGCTAGCTGCTTTCATTCACAACATTGACTGGAAACTTGAAGAGGGAATGAAACCAGAAGATTTGGACATGGATGAAAAATTTGGGCTGTCAGTTCACAAGGCTTTGCCTCTGGAGGCTATTCCGGTTAAGCTATGA
- the LOC113703918 gene encoding BIIDXI-like protein At5g11420: MRAAATAATIFIVVLGTFHIAIAIKDGLMENGNFEIAPKDSDLNGTVVLKQNAVPGWITSGFVEYIKAGQKQGDMILVVPEGHAAIRLGNEASIRQKINVTKGMYYSITFSAARTCAQEEQLNVSVAPDFGVLPMQTLYSSSGWDSYAWAFQAMYTMVYIIIHNPGVEEDPACGPLIDSIAIRTLYPPKATSENLVKNGDFEEGPYIFPNTSWGVLIPPNIEDDHSPLPGWMIESLKAVKYIDAAHFSVPHNSRAVELVAGKESAIAQVARTIIGKTYTLTFLVGDASNSCEGSMIVEAYAGIVTVKIPYTSQGKGGYKPAVLHFVATTNRTRIMFFSTYYHTRSDDNASLCGPVIDDVKLLSVRNPRKLM; the protein is encoded by the exons atgagaGCAGCAGCAACAGCAGCCACCATTTTCATAGTGGTGCTTGGCACTTTCCACATTGCCATAGCCATCAAAGATG GGCTGATGGAAAATGGCAATTTTGAAATAGCTCCAAAGGATTCAGACCTGAATGGCACAGTTGTTCTAAAGCAGAATGCAGTACCGGGTTGGATAACCTCAGGCTTTGTGGAGTACATAAAAGCAGGTCAAAAGCAAGGTGACATGATACTAGTGGTACCAGAAGGACATGCTGCAATTAGGCTAGGAAATGAGGCATCCATCAGGCAGAAAATCAATGTAACTAAAGGAATGTACTATTCCATCACATTCAGTGCTGCAAGAACTTGTGCTCAGGAGGAGCAATTGAATGTGTCTGTTGCACCCGATTTCGGCGTTCTTCCGATGCAAACGTTGTATAGCAGTAGCGGATGGGACTCGTATGCTTGGGCGTTTCAGGCAATGTATACTATGGTTTATATCATAATTCATAACCCAGGAGTTGAAGAAGATCCAGCTTGCGGACCGCTTATTGATTCCATTGCTATTCGCACTCTGTACCCCCCTAAAGCAACAAGTG AAAACTTGGTGAAGAATGGAGATTTTGAAGAGGGTCCATACATATTTCCCAACACAAGTTGGGGTGTCCTTATCCCCCCAAATATTGAGGATGATCACTCTCCTCTACCTGGTTGGATGATTGAGTCCCTTAAAGCTGTAAAATACATTGATGCGGCTCATTTCTCAGTACCTCATAACAGCAGGGCTGTGGAACTTGTGGCTGGAAAAGAAAGTGCCATTGCTCAAGTAGCTAGAACTATTATTGGCAAGACCTATACTCTCACATTTTTAGTGGGAGATGCCAGCAACTCCTGTGAAGGATCTATGATTGTTGAGGCATATGCTGGAATTGTAACTGTCAAAATTCCATATACTTCACAGGGAAAAGGTGGTTATAAGCCTGCAGTGCTTCATTTTGTGGCAACGACTAACAGAACTCGCATCATGTTCTTTAGTACATACTATCATACGAGGAGCGATGACAACGCCTCTCTGTGTGGTCCTGTTATTGATGATGTGAAGCTCTTAAGTGTTCGTAATCCACGTAAACTTATGTAA